The Pseudomonas eucalypticola genome has a window encoding:
- a CDS encoding PA3496 family putative envelope integrity protein, protein MSTGKEELDVEDEFTPVDSEDDAPVETAKTNLSKRRTIDNLLEERRLQKQLADYDFDL, encoded by the coding sequence ATGAGCACTGGTAAAGAAGAACTGGATGTGGAAGACGAATTCACCCCCGTCGACAGTGAAGATGACGCTCCCGTGGAGACGGCGAAAACCAACCTCAGCAAACGACGCACCATCGACAATCTTCTGGAAGAACGCCGGCTGCAAAAGCAGTTGGCCGACTACGATTTCGACCTCTGA
- a CDS encoding response regulator transcription factor: MNKVLIVDDHPVIRLAVRMLMERHCYEVVGETDNGVEALQLAREHEPDIVILDIAIPKLDGLEVIARLAAEKRPVKVLVLTSQAPGHFSMRCMQTGAAGYVCKQQDLTELLSAIKAVLSGYSYFPNQALHSVRSSLGNASEAQMIERLSGREMMVLQQLARGKSNKEIADGMFLSNKTVSTYKTRLLLKLNARSLVDLIELAQRNGLA; this comes from the coding sequence ATGAATAAAGTGCTGATCGTGGATGATCACCCTGTCATTCGCCTCGCGGTGCGCATGCTGATGGAGCGCCACTGCTACGAGGTGGTGGGGGAGACGGACAATGGCGTGGAAGCCTTGCAACTGGCACGGGAGCACGAACCGGACATCGTGATTCTCGACATCGCCATTCCCAAGCTCGATGGCCTGGAGGTCATCGCCCGGTTGGCGGCGGAGAAGCGGCCCGTGAAGGTGCTGGTGCTCACGTCCCAGGCGCCCGGGCATTTTTCCATGCGCTGCATGCAGACCGGCGCGGCGGGTTACGTGTGCAAGCAACAAGACCTGACGGAATTGCTCAGCGCCATCAAGGCGGTGTTGTCGGGGTACAGCTACTTCCCCAACCAGGCATTGCACTCGGTGCGCTCCAGCCTGGGCAATGCTTCCGAGGCGCAGATGATCGAGCGCTTGTCGGGTCGGGAAATGATGGTGTTGCAACAGTTGGCGCGGGGCAAGAGCAACAAGGAAATCGCTGACGGCATGTTCTTGAGCAACAAGACTGTCAGCACCTACAAGACCCGGCTGTTGCTCAAGCTCAATGCCCGGTCCCTGGTGGACCTGATCGAACTGGCCCAGCGCAACGGCCTGGCATGA